AAGACTTGCTGTTGGAGCGCGCTCAATAATTGATTTGGGAACACCTAAAATTTTTGCAGCTTCTCTAACTTCTCTTTTTAATAGATGAACTAGCGGAACCATGTCAACTCCACCATCTCCAAATTTTGTAAAGTATCCAATATGTCATTCATCCATATTATCTGTTCCTAAAACTAAATATGAATTTGTTTGAGCAACTGCATATAGAGATGTCATCCTTAATCTAGCTTTTGCATTTGCAATAGCTAATTTATGTTCTGGGGTCTTTGAATTTTTAATAGCTTTTTTAAATGATTCAAAAGTTTCTTTTAATTCAACATCAATAGCTTTAATTCCGCATTGCTCAATTAATTCTTGTTTACATATATAGTCTTGTTTACTTGATTCAATTGGCATTCAAACTGCTATGTAGTTATCTGGAAACGCCTTTTTAGCTAGACAGGCTACTACAGCAGAATCAATTCCACCACTAATTCCAATTACGACACCTTTTGCATTTGCATTCTTTACAGTTTCTCTAATAAAATCAACCAAATAATCTAAATAGTCTTTTAATCCCATAAATATCTCCTTTAAAAATTAATCCATTCATTCTAATTCATATTCAAATACTTTAACAATATCACCAGCATCTACACCACGCTCTCTTAGCATGTCATAAACTCCTGTTTTCTTTAGTTTTTCGTTAAATAACAACAAGTTGTCATCAGTTGTAATTGGGAACTTTTGATAAATTTTGTAAATTGTGTCCCCTGCAACCTCTCACTTTCCATTTCCTTTGTTTATGATTTGAATATCTTCTTGATCTTCTTCTAAACGATACACTTTAATACCATCATATATATCTTGTTCCATTTCTCATAATGGTATATATTTTGCAGTTTCTAATTCTTTTGCTATTTTTAATAATAATTCATCAACATTATCTTTCAATAGTCCAGAAACAAATACAACTTTTTTATCTTTGAAATAATTTCTATTGTGTTCTTCCATCATATTTAATTGTGCTTCATCTGTATCCATTTTATTAGCAACGATTATTTCAGGTCTTTCATCAAGTTTATAATTATATTTAACTAGTTCGCTTCTTATTAATTCATAATTTTTAATTACATCTTCTTGTCCATAATTTCCGCTCATATCTAAAACGTGGCAAATTACTCTACATCTTTCAATATGTCTTAAAAATTGATGACCTAAACCTTTTCCTAAACTTGCCCCTTCAATTAAACCAGGTAAATCAGCAACAATAAATGTTGATCCATCTTTTGCTCTTGAAACACCAAGTTGAGGATTTAAAGTTGTAAAAGCATAATCTGCGACTTCAGGTTTTGAGTTTGATATAGCTCTAAGCAATGTAGATTTACCTGCATTTGGCAATCCTACAAATCCAACATCAGCTAAAACTTTTAATTCAGCTTTTACTTCAAAAAATTGCCCTGGTTCACCAGCTTCAAAAATAGTTGGAGCTTTATTTCTTGAATTTGCAAATCTTGCATTTCCTTTTCCACCTTTTCCGCCTTTTGCAACTAATATCTTTTTTTTATCTTCATCTAAGTCAGCTAAAATGTTTCCTGTTTTATTATCAATTATCAAAGTTCCAACAGGAACTCGAATAATTAAGTCTTTACCTTGGGCACCATGCATGTTTTTAATGTCACCTTTAAAACCATCTTGAGCAGATAATTGTTTTTGAAGTTTTAAATCTAAAAGAGAATGTTTACCACCATCTGCTTCAAATATAATGCTTCCGCCATTTCCTCCATCTCCACCGTTTGGTCCACCATTAGGAACAAAAAGTGCAGTATGGAAACTAACTGCTCCATTTCCACCATTTCCAGCTTTAATAGTAAATTTGGCTGTATCAATAAATTTCATTTATTCCAGCTCCTTTCTTTAATTGTTTTAAATCATTTGATTTCAACATTCATCACATAAAAATGTTGGTTTTTGGTTTTCAAAGTTTATATCTTCAAATTTTTGTCATTCTTCTATTGGTTTTTGAATTAACTTATCAACTTCTTGATCAGTTAAATTTTTGTTTTGTTGCTTAATTAATGTCCCTATTGGTTTTGGATGGCCTTTTAAAACAAAACTTATTTGAGGTTCATAACAAAGTGAGCAACCAATTCCAAAAGCTTGAATCATTAAGTCATTATAATCATCAAATTGTAAATAATTGTCTTTATCAAAATTTATTTTACTCATAATTTTTAATCTCCATTAAAATTTTTGCAGCTAATTCTTCATTAAAATTAAATCACTGCTTTAAATATGAAAAATTTCTTATTTCATCTAGCATTTCAATTGCATATAAAATGAAAGCAGCTGCCTTTTCGTTTTTATTTTCAGGCTTAAAAATATCCAAATTATTTAAGTAAAAATTTATATTTAACATTTTTGCATCATAAGCAATCCCAGGATTTTCATTTTCTATGCTTTTTGTTATTAACTCATCAATTTCAGTTATGAATTTAAAATTACTTTCAAAATCAATTTCTATAGGTTTTCAAGTTATTTGAGCACCACTATATAAAACATCAAATTCTTTATTTATTTCTTGCTCTTTTAAAGTAAACAAAATTAAAGTTTTAATTGAATTATCAATATTTTCCAATTTCAAAATTGCAGATATTTCTTCAACGTGTTCTCTTAAATTAATTTTATTTAAATAATTAATACCAAATGCTTGTTGTTCTCTATCACTTGACTTTAGTAATTGTAAAATATACTCAGCATTTACAGAATTATTTATATTTGCTTTTGTTGATATTTTTTCATATATTTCAACTTTAAATTTTGTTAATTTTTCTTCAATATCACTTGGCACATAGGGCATGGTTAATTCTTGATTTATTTTTAATAAAGCATTATCAAAATCATGCTCAGAAATAAACTCTTTTATTTCAATAATTAATTCATCATAGAAATTCATAAAGACTCCTTTTCTAGAAAAAAATCATGCTTAATAGCATGATTGATGTTTTCGAGTGGTGCCCACGAGAAGGCTCGAACTTCCGACCTCACGCTTAGAAGGCGCGTGCTCTATCCAACTGAGCTACATGGGCAAATAATTTTGTTACATATATAAATATATCATAATATTTAAATGTTAAAAATATTTTTATTAAAAAAGGTTAATTTTGTATCCCAAAATAAAAAGAGACTCTCTAAATAAAGTAGTCTCCTTTAAAATTATCATTTACTTCTACTGTTTTTTCCTGATGAATTACTTGAAGAATTTCTTCTTCCACGTGTACCAGAACCTTTGTTTTGTTTTGGTCCTGAATGAGTTCATTCACCACGACCTGAACTTCTCTTATCATTTTTTTTATCATCTCTACGACCTGAAGATTTATTTGTTCTTCTATCAGACAACTCTGGATGTTTTTCTTTTCCTGTTACTCTTTCTCAACGATCTGAGTCTTGTTTAGAATAATCTGTTTTTACATCTCATGAAGAATGTCTTTTACCTTCATATTTATTAGATAAATTTTTGTTTGATTCTCTTCTATCTCTAGGACCTGAATCTCTTTTTACACCACGATTTGAATCTCTTCTATCATTATTACCTGAATTTCTTCTGTCATCTCTTTGACGACCTGATTTTTTTCTATCTCTACCACCTGAATTTTCTCTAGCACTTACTGAATTTGAAAATTCTCCTGGATAGTCATCAACCAAAGATAAAGCCTTTTTAGCAATTTCTTTTTCTTCAGGCGATAAATTTAAAATTCTTTCTTCTCATGATTGTGAAGATCAATTGTTTCTTGAAGTATTTAATCTCTCGCTTGTTCTTTTTCTTTCACCACGATTTGAACCTCTTCTATCATTGTGACCTGCATTTCTTTTGTCTTCTCTTTGACGACCTGAATCTCTTCTATCTCCACGTGCACGCTCATTTCTGCCTGAGTTTGCTCTTCCTGCTTGTTTTTCTAATTCTCCATATTCTGAAATTAGCATTTCATCAATTGTTAAATTAAATTCTTTTTCAATTCCCTT
This window of the Mesoplasma chauliocola genome carries:
- the nadE gene encoding NAD(+) synthase, with translation MGLKDYLDYLVDFIRETVKNANAKGVVIGISGGIDSAVVACLAKKAFPDNYIAVWMPIESSKQDYICKQELIEQCGIKAIDVELKETFESFKKAIKNSKTPEHKLAIANAKARLRMTSLYAVAQTNSYLVLGTDNMDEWHIGYFTKFGDGGVDMVPLVHLLKREVREAAKILGVPKSIIERAPTASLWEDQTDESELGITYDQIDAYLAGEINDEVVKTKVDYLHKISEHKRSGAVAPNEFKKV
- the obgE gene encoding GTPase ObgE, with the protein product MKFIDTAKFTIKAGNGGNGAVSFHTALFVPNGGPNGGDGGNGGSIIFEADGGKHSLLDLKLQKQLSAQDGFKGDIKNMHGAQGKDLIIRVPVGTLIIDNKTGNILADLDEDKKKILVAKGGKGGKGNARFANSRNKAPTIFEAGEPGQFFEVKAELKVLADVGFVGLPNAGKSTLLRAISNSKPEVADYAFTTLNPQLGVSRAKDGSTFIVADLPGLIEGASLGKGLGHQFLRHIERCRVICHVLDMSGNYGQEDVIKNYELIRSELVKYNYKLDERPEIIVANKMDTDEAQLNMMEEHNRNYFKDKKVVFVSGLLKDNVDELLLKIAKELETAKYIPLWEMEQDIYDGIKVYRLEEDQEDIQIINKGNGKWEVAGDTIYKIYQKFPITTDDNLLLFNEKLKKTGVYDMLRERGVDAGDIVKVFEYELEWMD